A stretch of Stegostoma tigrinum isolate sSteTig4 chromosome 23, sSteTig4.hap1, whole genome shotgun sequence DNA encodes these proteins:
- the LOC125462492 gene encoding cytochrome b-c1 complex subunit 2, mitochondrial, with translation MRSVRKVNSTLVNLVTKRFYSPKVAVEHEFTASAEKQHLPAQELQVSKLPNGLVIASLENYSPTSKIGVFIKAGSRYESASNLGITHALRLAANLTTKGASSFRITRGIEAVGGSLSVTSTRENMIYAVECMRDYVDTVMEYLINVTAAQEFRRWELSELPSRLELDRAVAYQNPQIGVLENLHSAAYRNALSNPLYCPGFMVGQHTADQLHEFVQNNFTSGRMALVGVGVNHTVLKQVGEHYLNMRSGTGAAGVAAKFRGGEIRDQNNTHLVHAAVVAESAASGTPEARVYSVLQNVLAAGPYIKRGSNVSSKLHQAVVKKNVDLFDVSAFSASYSDSGLFGIYTISQVDSASDVIKAAVSEVKNIAQGNVTEADIARAKKQLKAKCLMTVETSDGLLDEIGSQVLLTGAYVPTTDLVQQVDSVSINDVVNAAKKFVSGKKSMAASGNLSNTPFLDEL, from the exons ACGAAGAGGTTTTATTCGCCCAAAGTTGCGGTTGAGCATgagtttacagcatctgcagagaaacaacaccttccagcACAGGAATTGCAG GTGTCTAAATTACCAAATGGATTAGTAATTGCCTCACTGGAGAATTACTCGCCGACCtcaaagattggagtatttataAAGGCAGGAAGCAGGTATGAGAGTGCCAGTAACTTGGGCATCACTCATGCCCTTCGCCTGGCAGCAAATTTG ACGACAAAGGGAGCCTCGTCATTCAGAATAACCCGTGGCATAGAAGCTGTTGGAGGCAGTCTGAG TGTGACATCTACAAGGGAAAACATGATCTATGCGGTGGAATGTATGCGCGACTATGT tgacactgtaaTGGAGTATCTGATCAATGTTACTGCTGCCCAGGAGTTCAGGAGGTGGGAACTTTCGGAACTGCCTTCAAGACTGGAATTGGATAGAGCAGTTGCCTATCAGAATCCACAAATAG gTGTTCTGGAGAATCTGCATTCGGCTGCTTACCGTAATGCCTTGAGCAACCCCCTGTACTGTCCTGGATTTATGGTTGGTCAGCACACAGCAGACCAG CTGCATGAATTTGTACAAAACAATTTTACAAGTGGAAGGATGGCTCTTGTAGGGGTGG GTGTGAACCACACAGTATTGAAGCAAGTGGGTGAACATTACCTGAACATGAGGAGTGGTACTGGTGCAGCTGGTGTGGCAGCTAAATTCCGTGGAG GTGAAATCCGTGATCAAAATAATACTCATCTGGTTCATGCTGCTGTGGTAGCTGAGAGTGCAGCCTCTGGTACACCTGAGGCCCGTGTGTACAGTGTTCTGCAGAATGTTCTTGCTGCTGGTCCATACATCAAACGGGGCAGTAATGTGTCCAGTAAGTTGCATCAGGCAGTGGTGAAGAAAAATGTGGATCTATTTGAT GTTTCGGCATTCAGTGCAAGTTACTCTGATTCTGGACTGTTTGGTATTTACACTATCTCACAGGTGGATTCAGCAAGCGAC GTAATCaaggctgcagtgtctgaagttAAGAACATTGCTCAAGGCAATGTCACTGAGGCTGATATCGCAAGGGCAAA GAAACAATTAAAGGCCAAGTGCTTGATGACCGTTGAAACATCTGATGGACTGCTGGATGAGATTGGCTCGCAAGTATTGCTAACTGGTGCTTATGTGCCCACAACTGATCTGGTTCAGCAAGTTGACTCAGTGTCTATTAATGATGTGGTGAAC GCTGCAAAGAAGTTTGTTTCTGGTAAGAAGTCCATGGCGGCTAGTGGCAACTTGTCTAACACACCTTTCCTTGATGAATTGTAA